In a single window of the Azospirillum thiophilum genome:
- a CDS encoding SDR family NAD(P)-dependent oxidoreductase, with protein sequence MTKTALVTGAGGGLGAAIARRLAGEGYRVALLDLDAAGLETEAARIPGALAFTADVTDEAQVEAVVAAMAEAFGDGPDVLVNNAGIVRFGDILDHSVADFRRVVDVNLTGTFIVTRAVARRMAERGSGAIVNITSLNAVAPSPDAGAYPATKAAVALLTEHLALALAPRGVRVNAVAPGFIDAGMSAPIYADAEVRAVRGRAVPARSLGTADDVADAVLFLVSDRARYIHGQHLMVDGGVSFSLKMHLPRRAPAAKPSAGGR encoded by the coding sequence ATGACCAAGACTGCTCTGGTGACCGGAGCCGGCGGCGGGCTGGGCGCGGCCATCGCGCGCCGTCTGGCCGGCGAGGGCTATCGCGTGGCGCTGCTCGACCTCGATGCCGCCGGGTTGGAAACCGAGGCTGCGCGCATTCCCGGCGCATTGGCCTTCACTGCCGATGTAACCGACGAGGCGCAGGTCGAGGCGGTGGTGGCCGCGATGGCGGAAGCCTTCGGCGATGGTCCCGACGTGCTGGTCAACAATGCCGGCATCGTCCGCTTCGGCGACATACTGGACCACAGCGTCGCCGATTTCCGGCGTGTGGTGGACGTTAACCTGACCGGCACCTTCATCGTCACCCGCGCCGTGGCGCGGCGGATGGCGGAGCGCGGGTCGGGGGCGATCGTCAACATCACCTCGTTGAACGCGGTCGCCCCCAGCCCCGATGCCGGGGCCTATCCGGCCACCAAGGCGGCCGTCGCGCTGCTGACCGAGCATCTGGCGCTGGCGCTGGCACCGCGCGGCGTGCGGGTCAACGCGGTGGCCCCCGGCTTCATCGATGCCGGCATGTCGGCGCCGATCTATGCCGATGCGGAGGTGCGCGCGGTGCGCGGCCGCGCCGTGCCGGCCCGGTCGCTCGGCACCGCCGACGACGTCGCCGACGCGGTGCTGTTCCTGGTCTCCGACCGGGCGCGCTACATCCACGGCCAGCATCTGATGGTCGACGGCGGCGTGTCCTTCAGCCTGAAGATGCACCTGCCCCGTCGCGCGCCGGCGGCCAAGCCGTCGGCGGGCGGTCGATGA
- a CDS encoding SDR family oxidoreductase produces MDLGLKGRVALVLGGSQGIGRAAALGFAREGCAVAICGRDPGRLEDTRALLEETGARVLAIRADVGDADAVERLAGKVAEAFGTVHILVNNAAGPKPGSFDGLSDADWEDAFRLTLMSAVNATRAVLPHMRRQRWGRIVNISSYSIKQPIGELMLSNSLRLGALGWAKTMATQLAPDGILVNTVCPGWTATDRMTQVVGARAAAQGRKAEETAAGIAAAIPLGRFARPEEIADLIVFLGSERASYLTGTAIPVDGGIVQSTL; encoded by the coding sequence ATGGATTTGGGACTGAAGGGCAGGGTCGCGCTGGTGCTGGGCGGCAGCCAGGGCATCGGAAGGGCGGCGGCGCTGGGGTTCGCGCGCGAAGGCTGTGCCGTCGCCATCTGCGGCCGTGATCCCGGACGGCTGGAGGATACCCGGGCGCTTCTGGAAGAGACAGGCGCGCGGGTGCTGGCGATCCGCGCCGACGTCGGCGATGCGGATGCCGTGGAGCGGCTGGCCGGGAAGGTCGCCGAGGCATTCGGCACGGTCCACATCCTGGTCAACAACGCTGCCGGTCCGAAGCCCGGTTCCTTCGACGGGCTGAGCGATGCCGATTGGGAGGATGCCTTCCGCCTCACGTTGATGTCGGCGGTCAATGCCACCCGCGCCGTGCTGCCCCACATGCGGCGGCAGCGCTGGGGACGGATCGTCAACATCAGTTCCTATTCCATCAAGCAGCCGATCGGCGAATTGATGCTGTCCAACAGCCTCCGGCTCGGGGCGCTTGGCTGGGCGAAGACCATGGCGACGCAGCTTGCGCCGGACGGCATTCTCGTCAACACCGTCTGTCCCGGCTGGACGGCGACCGACCGGATGACCCAGGTGGTCGGCGCCCGCGCCGCAGCGCAGGGCCGCAAGGCAGAGGAGACGGCCGCCGGCATCGCCGCCGCCATTCCGCTCGGCCGTTTCGCCCGGCCGGAGGAGATCGCCGACCTTATCGTCTTCCTGGGCTCCGAGCGCGCCAGCTATCTGACCGGCACCGCCATCCCGGTGGACGGCGGCATCGTGCAGAGCACGCTGTGA
- a CDS encoding sugar phosphate isomerase/epimerase family protein, with product MNPLSLSYYTVPELSPPDMVTVAADQGCTHVGLRLLGGQPDGDPMPLLAAPTLRREMVRRMVDRGVTALDANTARILPHTDLDAFRPFLEAAAELGALHVLATGDDPDEGRLAARLGRLCDDAAGFGLTVQFEFVSWMSVPSVTAAARLVGRVARPNMGIALDALHYDRSGGTPAEVAAVPPGLFAYMHLCDAPRDHASDRDSLLHTAVKERLFPGEGGIDLIGLLRTLPPGLPLALEIPTATLARTMDAPARVARAVAAARRLLAAL from the coding sequence ATGAACCCGCTGTCGCTCTCCTACTACACGGTGCCGGAACTGTCGCCGCCCGACATGGTGACGGTGGCGGCGGACCAGGGTTGCACCCATGTCGGGCTGCGCCTGCTGGGCGGCCAGCCCGACGGCGATCCGATGCCGCTGCTGGCGGCCCCCACCCTGCGGCGGGAGATGGTGCGGCGCATGGTCGACCGGGGCGTCACCGCGCTCGACGCCAACACCGCCCGCATCCTGCCGCATACCGACCTGGACGCCTTCCGTCCCTTCCTGGAGGCCGCGGCCGAACTGGGTGCCCTCCATGTGCTGGCCACCGGCGACGACCCCGACGAGGGACGGCTGGCCGCGCGACTGGGACGGCTGTGCGACGATGCGGCCGGCTTCGGCCTGACCGTGCAGTTCGAGTTCGTGTCCTGGATGAGCGTTCCGAGCGTCACCGCCGCCGCCCGCCTGGTGGGACGGGTGGCGCGGCCGAACATGGGCATCGCGCTCGATGCACTGCATTACGACCGGTCGGGCGGAACCCCGGCCGAGGTCGCGGCCGTCCCGCCCGGCCTGTTCGCCTACATGCATCTCTGCGACGCCCCCCGCGACCATGCATCCGACCGCGACTCCCTGCTGCACACCGCGGTGAAGGAGCGGCTGTTCCCGGGCGAGGGCGGCATCGACCTGATCGGCCTGCTGCGCACCCTTCCGCCCGGCCTGCCGCTCGCCCTGGAAATCCCGACCGCCACCCTTGCGCGGACGATGGACGCGCCGGCCCGCGTGGCCCGCGCGGTCGCCGCCGCCCGCCGCCTGCTGGCGGCGCTTTGA
- a CDS encoding SDR family NAD(P)-dependent oxidoreductase codes for MTQKIPAADGALAVVIGGGNGIGEETARLMASRGWRLAVADLDPDAAERVAGELGGAALALDIADAVAVDRAAAAIEAAHGPVGALVVAAAVFQPVLPPAELPLEVWERTVQVNLTGTYYANRAFGTRMARQGRGSIVNIASIAAIGSVPVHAYASSKAGVVSLTLNLAGEWGRAGVRVNCVSPGSTLVPRVVERIRSGRYAADPAEFTALGRIVQPREVAESIEFLASDRASAITGVNLVVDAGWHVAGTWAQYGGVRPAPTPAPAAGGAA; via the coding sequence ATGACCCAGAAAATCCCGGCCGCGGACGGCGCGCTGGCCGTCGTCATCGGCGGTGGCAACGGCATCGGCGAGGAGACCGCCCGCCTGATGGCGTCGCGCGGCTGGCGGCTGGCGGTCGCCGATCTCGACCCGGATGCAGCGGAGCGGGTGGCCGGGGAACTCGGCGGCGCCGCGCTGGCGCTCGACATCGCCGACGCTGTTGCGGTCGACCGGGCCGCTGCCGCCATCGAGGCGGCGCACGGTCCGGTCGGCGCGCTGGTCGTCGCCGCCGCGGTCTTCCAGCCGGTGCTGCCGCCGGCCGAGCTGCCGCTGGAGGTGTGGGAGCGCACGGTCCAGGTCAACCTGACCGGCACCTATTACGCCAACCGCGCCTTCGGCACCCGCATGGCGCGGCAGGGGCGGGGCAGCATCGTCAACATCGCATCGATCGCCGCCATCGGTTCGGTGCCGGTCCATGCCTATGCGTCGAGCAAGGCGGGCGTGGTCAGCCTGACGCTGAACCTTGCCGGGGAATGGGGGCGCGCCGGGGTGCGGGTCAACTGCGTCTCCCCCGGCTCCACCCTGGTGCCGCGGGTGGTGGAGCGGATCAGGTCGGGCCGCTATGCCGCCGACCCGGCCGAATTCACGGCGCTCGGCCGGATCGTCCAGCCGCGCGAGGTGGCGGAGAGCATCGAGTTCCTGGCCTCCGACCGCGCGTCGGCGATCACCGGAGTCAACCTGGTGGTGGACGCCGGATGGCACGTCGCCGGCACATGGGCGCAGTATGGCGGGGTCCGTCCGGCCCCGACCCCTGCTCCGGCGGCAGGGGGGGCGGCATGA